The Cetobacterium sp. ZOR0034 genome has a segment encoding these proteins:
- a CDS encoding D-alanine--D-alanine ligase — MKIAVVMGGITSEREVSLRSGAAILNSLLRQGYDAYKIDLTHENLVSAFLDNEYDLVYLALHGEYGEDGRVQSILDMLGKKYTGSGVTGSAVAMNKILTKIIAKDLGIRMAKTYYTVDEIDSYPVVIKPAKEGSSVGLYICNTEEEARLAFEKLKDKEPLIEEFIKGDELTAGVLNGEKLGVVRIKPKSGLYDYESKYTVGKTEYECPAQISLEAYEEAAEAARKIHEKLGLKGITRSDFILKDGKTYFLEVNTCPGMTETSLAPKLASLKGYSFDDLTRILVESC, encoded by the coding sequence AAGATAGCAGTTGTTATGGGTGGAATTACATCTGAAAGAGAAGTTTCTTTAAGAAGTGGAGCTGCAATATTAAATAGCTTATTAAGACAAGGATATGATGCATATAAAATTGATTTAACACACGAAAATTTAGTGTCAGCATTTTTAGATAATGAATATGACTTAGTTTATTTAGCTCTTCATGGAGAGTATGGAGAGGATGGAAGAGTTCAATCTATACTAGATATGTTAGGGAAGAAATATACGGGTTCTGGAGTTACTGGAAGTGCTGTAGCAATGAATAAGATTTTAACTAAAATAATAGCTAAAGATTTAGGAATTAGAATGGCAAAAACATACTACACAGTAGATGAAATAGATAGTTATCCAGTTGTAATTAAACCTGCTAAAGAAGGTTCGAGTGTAGGTTTATATATTTGTAACACAGAGGAAGAGGCTAGATTGGCATTTGAAAAATTAAAGGATAAAGAACCTTTAATAGAGGAATTTATAAAAGGTGATGAATTAACTGCGGGAGTTTTAAACGGAGAAAAATTAGGCGTAGTAAGAATAAAGCCAAAATCAGGACTATATGATTATGAGTCAAAATATACAGTTGGAAAAACAGAGTATGAATGCCCAGCACAAATAAGTTTAGAAGCTTATGAAGAAGCAGCGGAAGCAGCAAGAAAAATTCATGAAAAATTAGGATTAAAAGGAATTACAAGAAGTGATTTCATACTAAAAGATGGAAAAACATATTTCTTAGAAGTTAATACTTGTCCTGGAATGACAGAAACAAGTTTAGCTCCGAAATTAGCATCACTAAAGGGATATTCATTTGATGATTTAACAAGGATTCTAGTTGAAAGCTGCTAA